The Oryza glaberrima chromosome 9, OglaRS2, whole genome shotgun sequence genome includes a window with the following:
- the LOC127784250 gene encoding wall-associated receptor kinase 2-like has translation MMTIIQPQAMAMSLALLLLLLQLWSVEAQVAAPPPASCPDRCGDVSVPYPFGIRDGCHLPGFRLTCDATRAPPRLMLGNGTLQVIDISLANSTVRALDLAGAVNFTYDVSKVAPSGSGTWASLGTVAGAGPYVVSEQRNRLVVTGCNVQATLAGENTNIIGGCSSFCPVSEMFTSVAATTPVVPGASGDNATDGGFTCSGTGCCETPIAIGRPSYLVQFLSLDQNQELTGKLPIAVRIAERGWFEGVAGELLNSSSDSAAALRTPVPVVLEWVVSPTLEAVLQGVTGQFADDRNWSCPADAARSACRSSNSFCSNVTGNYRRGYVCRCRRGYGGNPYVAGGCQDIDECKLAGRCYGECTNTPGDYECRCPRGARGDPRIPNGCVKTNLGSSVGIGVGSGAGLLVMGLGAAFLKRKVKKQRERMLRRKYFKQNRGHLLQQLVSQKADIAERMIIPLLELEKATNNFDKSRELGGGGHGTVYKGILSDLHVVAIKKSKEAVQREIDEFINEVAILSQINHRNVVKLFGCCLETEVPLLVYEFISNGTLYHHLHVEGPTSLPWEDRLRIATETARALAYLHSAVSFPIIHRDIKSQNILLDGSLTTKVSDFGASRCIPAEQTGVTTAVQGTLGYLDPMYYYTGRLTEKSDVFSFGVVLIELLTRKKPYSYRSSDDESLVAHFTARLTQGNLGDILDPQVKEEGGEEVKEVAVLAVACVKLKAEERPTMRQVEMTLESVRSSTLQQERVGAKKSRENHVSWSYPVSEGTSTQSTRQYSLEEEYLLSSRFPR, from the exons ATGATGACCATCATTCAACCGCAGGCGATGGCGATGTcgctggcgctgctgctgctgctgctgcagctgtggTCGGTGGAAGCGCAGgtcgcagcgccgccgccggcgagctgcccGGACAGGTGCGGCGACGTGAGCGTGCCGTACCCGTTCGGCATCCGCGACGGCTGCCACCTCCCGGGCTTCCGCCTCACCTGCGACGCCAcccgcgccccgccgcgcctGATGCTCGGCAACGGCACCCTCCAGGTCATCGACATCTCGCTGGCCAACTCCACCGTGCGCGCCCttgacctcgccggcgccgtcaacTTCACCTACGACGTGTCCAAAGTCGCTcccagcggcagcggcacgTGGGCCAGCCTCggcaccgtcgccggcgccgggccgTACGTCGTCTCCGAGCAGCGCAATCGGCTCGTCGTCACGGGCTGCAACGTCCAGGCCACGCTCGCCGGGGAGAACACCAACATCATCGGCGGCTGCTCCTCCTTCTGCCCGGTCAGCGAGATGTTCACCAGCGTGGCGGCGACCACCCCCGTCGTCCCCGGCGCCAGCGGCGACAACGCCACCGATGGCGGCTTCACCTGCTCCGGCACCGGCTGCTGCGAGACGCCCATCGCCATCGGCCGCCCCTCCTACCTCGTGCAGTTCCTCAGCCTGGACCAGAACCAGGAGCTCACCGGCAAGCTCCCCATCGCTGTGCGCATCGCCGAGCGTGGGTGGTTcgagggcgtcgccggcgagctgctcaacagcagctccgactccgccgccgctctccggaCGCCGGTCCCGGTGGTGCTGGAGTGGGTGGTGTCGCCGACGCTGGAGGCGGTGCTGCAGGGCGTCACCGGGCAGTTCGCCGACGACCGCAACTGGTCGTGCCCCGCGGacgcggcgaggagcgcgtgCCGGAGCAGCAACAGCTTCTGCAGCAACGTCACCGGCAACTACCGCCGCGGCTACGTGTGCAGGTGCCGGCGAGGCTACGGCGGGAACCCCTACGTCGCCGGCGGATGCCAAGACATCGACGAGTGCAAGCTCGCCGGGAGGTGCTACGGCGAGTGCACCAACACGCCGGGTGATTACGAGTGCCGGTGCCCGCGCGGCGCTCGTGGCGACCCGCGCATTCCAAACGGCTGCGTCAAAACTAATCTGG GTTCAAGTGTTGGTATTGGAGTTGGCAGTGGAGCTGGGCTTTTGGTCATGGGACTGGGCGCTGCCTTTTTAAAACGTAAGGTTAAGAAACAAAGAGAAAGAATGCTGAGGCGGAAGTACTTCAAGCAGAACCGAGGTCATTTGTTGCAACAATTAGTATCTCAGAAGGCTGACATTGCCGAGAGGATGATCATCCCCTTGTTAGAACTAGAGAAGGCCACAAACAATTTTGATAAATCACGTGAgcttggaggaggagggcacGGCACCGTGTACAAAGGGATTTTATCGGATCTTCATGTTGTCGCGATCAAGAAATCTAAGGAGGCAGTTCAAAGAGAGATTGATGAGTTCATAAATGAGGTAGCCATTCTATCGCAAATCAACCATCGTAATGTGGTCAAACTTTTTGGATGTTGCCTTGAGACAGAAGTGCCATTGTTGGTTTACGAATTCATATCAAATGGTACACTTTACCACCATCTTCATGTTGAAGGACCAACGTCATTGCCATGGGAAGATAGGCTCAGAATTGCAACCGAAACCGCTAGAGCACTTGCCTACCTCCACTCAGCTGTGTCATTCCCAATAATCCACAGGGATATCAAATCCCAGAACATCCTATTAGATGGTTCACTAACAACAAAAGTGTCCGATTTTGGAGCTTCCAGGTGCATTCCAGCTGAACAAACTGGGGTAACAACCGCTGTTCAAGGAACACTAGGATATCTAGACCCCATGTACTACTACACAGGGCGTCTCACCGAGAAGAGTGATGTTTTCAGCTTCGGCGTCGTTCTAATAGAGTTGCTTACTAGGAAGAAACCATACTCCTATAGATCGTCTGATGATGAAAGTCTTGTAGCACATTTCACTGCCCGACTCACACAAGGCAACTTGGGTGACATACTTGATCCTCAGGTCAAGGAAGAGGGAGGCGAAGAAGTTAAAGAGGTAGCTGTGTTAGCTGTGGCATGTGTCAAGCTGAAAGCAGAGGAGCGGCCTACTATGAGGCAGGTGGAGATGACACTCGAAAGTGTTCGATCGTCAACACTGCAGCAAGAGCGTGTGGGTGCAAAGAAATCCAGGGAgaatcatgtctcatggagCTACCCGGTAAGTGAGGGTACAAGCACACAATCAACTAGACAATATAGCCTCGAAGAAGAGTATTTGCTGTCATCAAGGTTTCCCAGATAA